A region of Gemmatimonadaceae bacterium DNA encodes the following proteins:
- a CDS encoding Nif3-like dinuclear metal center hexameric protein: MPAARDLADWLDALLDVPGFPDYPAALNGLQLDHRGPVHCIATAVDFSQRTIDATIATGANFLVLHHGMFWGGAQRIVGPAWQRLSALVRHDVAVYAVHLPLDAHPDLGNCALLAREFALEPSATFHEYQGRAIGASGVTDVETRILLEHAQRFASAHGGMARATPFPDGARTKRWAVLTGAGADSNTLHDAARRGIDTLIVGEGPHHTTVDASELGLVVIYAGHYATETLGVQAIAAALEARFGIHAEFLSLPTGS; the protein is encoded by the coding sequence ATGCCCGCCGCTCGTGACCTGGCCGACTGGCTCGATGCGCTCCTCGACGTGCCGGGCTTTCCCGACTATCCCGCCGCCCTGAATGGCCTCCAGCTCGATCACCGAGGGCCCGTGCATTGCATTGCAACGGCGGTGGATTTTTCGCAACGCACGATCGACGCCACGATCGCGACCGGTGCCAACTTCCTGGTACTGCACCACGGTATGTTCTGGGGCGGTGCGCAGCGGATCGTCGGGCCAGCGTGGCAGCGGCTGAGTGCCCTCGTCCGGCACGACGTTGCGGTCTACGCGGTACATCTCCCACTCGACGCGCACCCCGACCTTGGCAACTGCGCGCTGCTGGCACGCGAGTTCGCGCTCGAGCCATCAGCCACGTTCCATGAGTACCAGGGCCGCGCTATTGGTGCGTCGGGTGTCACTGACGTCGAGACTCGGATCCTGCTGGAGCACGCGCAGCGCTTTGCGAGCGCGCATGGTGGCATGGCACGCGCGACTCCGTTCCCCGACGGCGCCCGAACGAAGCGCTGGGCCGTACTGACCGGGGCAGGCGCCGACAGCAACACGCTGCACGACGCTGCGCGCCGAGGGATCGACACGCTGATCGTGGGTGAGGGACCGCACCACACGACCGTCGATGCCTCAGAGCTTGGCCTGGTCGTGATCTATGCCGGACACTACGCAACAGAGACGCTTGGAGTGCAGGCGATTGCCGCGGCGCTGGAGGCCCGGTTTGGGATCCACGCGGAGTTCCTGTCGCTCCCCACGGGATCGTGA
- a CDS encoding BMP family protein gives MTAPIVRALRCVASCGLALAAACSTETRSANRDSGSGATALRVALLTPGPISDQSWNGGAYQGLLEIRDSLGAQISHIQTRTPAEFEENFRQYGAQGYTVVFGHGFEFQDAAVRVAPEYPGTIYITTSGTTTGPNLAGIRFAFEEPSYLAGILAAQMTKTRRIGAIGGTELPPVKASFEAFTAGAKSVDPSIQVAVSYIGNWDDVGAGKEQALAQISRGVDVIFQNADAAGLGVFQAAREGRKAWVIGSNADQNRIAPEVTLGSVLIDLPLAFLMVGREIRDRAFTPRVIVLGTSSRVVRLVLNPAIVDQLPAAARASIDSVSRGLADGSLRIPVASRDAGR, from the coding sequence ATGACCGCACCCATCGTCCGCGCACTGCGATGTGTTGCCTCCTGCGGCCTCGCTCTGGCTGCGGCGTGTTCGACCGAAACCCGGTCAGCCAACCGGGATAGTGGGTCCGGCGCCACGGCCCTGCGCGTTGCCCTGCTGACGCCGGGGCCAATCTCCGATCAGTCCTGGAACGGCGGCGCTTATCAGGGGCTCCTCGAGATCCGCGATTCGCTCGGCGCGCAGATCAGCCACATCCAGACGCGCACGCCAGCGGAATTCGAGGAGAACTTCCGGCAGTACGGGGCACAGGGGTACACGGTGGTGTTCGGTCACGGCTTCGAGTTCCAGGACGCCGCGGTGCGCGTCGCGCCGGAGTACCCGGGAACCATCTACATCACGACATCCGGGACCACCACAGGGCCCAACCTGGCCGGGATTCGTTTTGCCTTTGAGGAGCCGTCATACCTGGCCGGCATCCTGGCCGCGCAAATGACGAAGACCCGAAGGATTGGTGCGATCGGAGGAACGGAGCTTCCGCCGGTGAAGGCGAGTTTCGAGGCGTTCACGGCGGGAGCGAAGTCCGTGGACCCTTCGATACAGGTAGCGGTCTCCTACATCGGGAACTGGGATGATGTTGGTGCAGGCAAGGAACAGGCGCTTGCCCAGATCTCGCGAGGGGTCGACGTCATCTTCCAGAACGCCGACGCCGCTGGTCTTGGGGTCTTCCAGGCTGCTCGCGAGGGCCGGAAGGCGTGGGTGATTGGTTCGAACGCCGATCAGAATCGCATCGCCCCCGAGGTCACCCTCGGCAGCGTGCTCATCGACCTTCCGCTCGCATTCCTGATGGTTGGCCGCGAGATCCGCGACCGCGCCTTCACCCCGCGCGTAATTGTCCTCGGCACATCGAGCCGCGTGGTACGGCTCGTACTGAATCCGGCGATCGTCGACCAGCTCCCCGCGGCTGCTCGCGCCTCCATCGACTCCGTGAGTCGCGGTCTTGCCGACGGGTCGCTGCGCATTCCCGTGGCCTCGCGCGACGCGGGTCGTTAG
- a CDS encoding polymer-forming cytoskeletal protein, translated as MSIFQKAPGDRTVARHEGSVPAGEGSVSVVGAGMRIIGDVESVGVIKVEGVIEGGVRSAQQVLLGRSGVIHGDVTVGDAVLGGSVVGTVRAAGRVELQGTASVEGDIQTRSIVVHEGGTINGMVRVGEQGARVVTPSAGHPPVRLAADA; from the coding sequence ATGTCCATCTTCCAGAAAGCGCCCGGTGATCGAACGGTCGCCCGCCACGAAGGCAGCGTTCCCGCAGGTGAAGGCAGTGTCTCCGTGGTGGGCGCCGGGATGCGCATCATCGGTGACGTCGAATCAGTCGGTGTCATCAAGGTCGAGGGCGTCATCGAAGGCGGCGTGCGGAGCGCGCAACAAGTGCTCCTCGGGCGGTCCGGCGTGATCCATGGTGATGTCACCGTCGGCGACGCGGTCCTCGGCGGCTCGGTGGTCGGTACCGTCCGCGCCGCCGGTCGCGTCGAGCTTCAGGGAACGGCGTCGGTCGAGGGCGACATACAAACACGTAGCATCGTCGTTCACGAAGGGGGGACGATCAACGGCATGGTGCGTGTGGGAGAGCAGGGCGCCCGTGTCGTGACGCCGTCCGCGGGCCATCCTCCGGTCCGACTTGCCGCGGATGCCTAG
- a CDS encoding ParB/RepB/Spo0J family partition protein, whose translation MTTEKPKRLGRGLEALMGPVASPAPAPVSQGAPTTNAESLSPFRELPLTSISPNPFQPRRVFRPEDLVDLERSLQASGLLQPITVRATGTGQYQLIAGERRLRAASRLGWTTIPAIVKPLEDREMLVLALVENLQRADLNPIDEARGLQRLINEFGHTQVQVAEAVGKDRSTIANLLRILTLPEGIQRMVRDEQLTTGHARALLAMPNERAMLDAARRVVEEQLSVREVERLAQEQRPSPTSASRRTRATLPSPSAETAEVKRLTELLRRKLQTDVRIDGQGTARGTVSMAFYSIDDLHRLIELVLGPSYNDA comes from the coding sequence ATGACCACGGAAAAGCCGAAACGCCTGGGTCGAGGTCTCGAGGCCCTCATGGGCCCGGTGGCATCTCCAGCTCCAGCACCCGTTTCCCAAGGTGCCCCAACGACCAACGCAGAGTCGCTCTCGCCATTCCGCGAACTCCCGCTGACCAGCATTTCGCCAAACCCGTTCCAGCCACGTCGCGTATTTCGCCCGGAGGATCTCGTGGATCTGGAGCGCAGCCTCCAGGCCTCGGGGCTCTTGCAGCCTATCACGGTGCGGGCCACGGGTACTGGTCAGTATCAGCTCATTGCCGGCGAACGACGCCTAAGAGCGGCGTCGCGACTGGGCTGGACCACGATCCCGGCCATCGTAAAGCCCCTCGAGGATCGCGAGATGCTGGTGCTCGCCCTCGTCGAGAACCTCCAGCGCGCGGACCTCAATCCCATCGACGAAGCGCGAGGTCTCCAGCGTCTCATCAACGAGTTCGGACATACGCAGGTGCAGGTCGCCGAGGCCGTGGGGAAGGATCGTTCCACTATCGCCAACCTCCTGCGTATCCTGACGCTTCCCGAAGGGATCCAGCGCATGGTGCGGGATGAGCAACTCACCACAGGGCATGCCCGGGCCCTGCTCGCCATGCCTAACGAGCGTGCCATGCTCGATGCGGCGCGGCGGGTGGTCGAGGAACAGCTCAGCGTGCGAGAGGTCGAGCGCCTGGCGCAGGAACAGCGACCCTCCCCGACATCCGCGAGCCGGCGCACCCGTGCCACGCTACCCTCACCATCGGCGGAGACCGCCGAGGTGAAGCGGCTCACCGAACTCCTCCGTCGCAAGCTCCAGACGGACGTCCGTATCGATGGGCAGGGCACGGCTCGCGGAACGGTCTCGATGGCTTTCTATTCCATCGACGACCTGCATCGCCTCATCGAACTGGTCCTCGGCCCATCCTACAACGACGCGTAG
- a CDS encoding ParA family protein encodes MARILAVANQKGGVGKTTTAVNLSACLAAAGQHTLLVDADPQGNATSGIGVDQEHVRLTTYDVILGLCPPEAAIQRAIQFEGLDVLPATPDLAGAEVELVELPRREFRMRDAMATLATSYDLVVIDCPPSLGLITLNMLAAADAVLIPLQCEYFALEGISHLMKTIELVQQGLNPALVVDGVALTMYDARLNLSRQVAADARAFFGDRVFETVIPRNVRLAEAPSFGKPIISYDIGSVGALAYIALAKEVIARTGTHVSTHRLARPDAEVVA; translated from the coding sequence GTGGCACGAATACTCGCGGTCGCCAACCAGAAAGGCGGCGTCGGCAAGACCACCACTGCTGTTAACCTCTCCGCGTGCCTGGCTGCCGCTGGTCAGCACACGTTGCTGGTGGACGCCGACCCTCAAGGCAACGCGACGAGCGGTATTGGGGTTGATCAGGAGCACGTGCGCCTGACGACCTACGACGTCATCCTTGGGTTGTGCCCACCGGAGGCTGCAATCCAGCGCGCGATCCAGTTTGAAGGACTCGACGTGCTCCCGGCGACCCCCGACCTGGCCGGGGCGGAGGTCGAACTCGTCGAGCTCCCTCGACGCGAGTTCCGGATGCGAGATGCCATGGCTACCCTGGCGACATCCTATGACCTCGTGGTCATCGACTGCCCGCCATCGCTCGGATTGATCACGCTGAATATGCTCGCGGCAGCCGATGCCGTCCTGATCCCGCTTCAGTGTGAATACTTCGCCCTCGAAGGCATCAGTCACCTGATGAAGACCATTGAACTGGTCCAGCAAGGGCTCAATCCCGCGCTCGTGGTGGACGGGGTTGCGCTCACGATGTACGACGCTCGACTCAACCTCTCGCGCCAGGTGGCCGCGGACGCCAGAGCCTTCTTTGGCGATCGCGTATTCGAGACCGTGATTCCCAGAAACGTTCGGCTCGCAGAAGCACCATCCTTCGGCAAGCCCATCATTTCATATGATATCGGGTCGGTTGGTGCTTTGGCCTATATCGCATTAGCAAAAGAGGTTATCGCGCGCACAGGAACGCATGTTTCTACTCATCGGCTCGCTCGACCCGATGCCGAAGTGGTCGCTTAG
- the mnmG gene encoding tRNA uridine-5-carboxymethylaminomethyl(34) synthesis enzyme MnmG — MTHVDTEQDFDVLVVGAGHAGTEAAVAAARLGARVGLVTSALETIGQMSCNPAIGGVAKGTVVREVDALGGIMARATDLAMLQFRMLNRSKGAAVWAPRAQCDRGLYRRAVRQLLEAHHQLATLQGTVARLLLDQGRVRGVETLEGRRFGARSVVITTGTFLRGRIHIGTDTRIAGGRAGESSTIQLAEQLEDAGLQVARFKTGTPPRIDGRSVDYSQMERQESEVDFFDYSWSAFWATDRRQLGASRHPEQLPCFITHLEGDGKRIIAENIGKSAMYGGAIAAQGPRYCPSVEDKIVKFPDAERHQLFLEPEGHDTSELYVNGLSTSLPASVQVAILRSVKGLEHVRMTRAGYAIEYDFFPPTQLDATLQVRALPGLWFAGQINGTTGYEEAAGQGLVAGLNAGLAAFERPALYLGRESSYIGVLVDDLVVRGVDEPYRLFTSRSEFRLTVRQDNALRRLAGVARELGIYSPREDAMVDARLRAEEEALSLATDTSLRADQANAVLAQVGSAAITQSTRIVDLTRRQHVTLRGLLDAGGVGASLPLDAVVTAELQIKYAGYFERERTAADKLRRMGAFALEETLPYASMRSVSFEARQKFAAQRPRTLAQAARIPGVSPSDLQNLVLEVERHRRVAAAGGQQSVPRDP; from the coding sequence GTGACCCACGTAGATACTGAGCAGGACTTCGACGTTCTCGTGGTCGGAGCGGGCCACGCCGGTACCGAGGCCGCCGTCGCGGCCGCTCGGCTCGGCGCTCGCGTCGGATTGGTCACGAGCGCCCTCGAGACCATCGGGCAAATGTCCTGCAATCCGGCGATCGGCGGCGTGGCCAAGGGAACCGTGGTGCGGGAGGTCGATGCGCTGGGCGGCATCATGGCGCGCGCCACGGACCTCGCGATGCTCCAGTTCCGTATGCTGAATCGGAGCAAGGGAGCCGCGGTCTGGGCTCCACGTGCTCAATGCGACCGGGGGCTCTATCGCCGAGCCGTCCGTCAGCTCCTGGAAGCGCACCACCAACTCGCGACACTGCAGGGCACCGTTGCTCGGCTCCTGCTCGATCAGGGTCGGGTGCGCGGCGTAGAGACCCTCGAGGGCCGCCGGTTCGGTGCCCGTTCCGTCGTGATCACCACCGGGACGTTCCTGCGCGGCCGTATCCACATCGGCACCGATACGAGGATCGCGGGCGGTCGTGCTGGCGAGTCGTCCACCATCCAACTCGCTGAGCAGCTTGAAGATGCCGGTCTTCAGGTCGCGCGGTTCAAGACGGGTACGCCACCCCGCATCGATGGTCGGTCCGTCGACTACTCACAGATGGAGCGCCAGGAGAGTGAAGTAGACTTCTTTGACTACTCTTGGTCGGCCTTTTGGGCGACAGATCGGCGCCAATTAGGCGCCAGTCGACATCCAGAGCAACTCCCGTGTTTCATCACCCACCTCGAGGGGGATGGTAAGCGGATCATCGCCGAGAATATTGGAAAGTCAGCGATGTATGGTGGGGCGATTGCCGCACAGGGGCCGCGCTATTGCCCGTCCGTCGAGGACAAGATTGTCAAGTTTCCGGACGCGGAGCGCCACCAACTGTTCCTTGAGCCCGAGGGCCACGATACCTCCGAGCTCTATGTGAACGGGCTGTCCACGTCGTTGCCCGCGTCGGTACAGGTGGCGATCCTGCGCAGCGTGAAAGGCCTCGAGCATGTGAGGATGACGCGGGCCGGCTACGCGATCGAGTACGACTTCTTCCCGCCGACACAGCTCGATGCGACGCTTCAGGTGCGTGCGTTACCGGGGCTCTGGTTTGCCGGGCAGATCAATGGCACGACCGGGTACGAGGAGGCTGCAGGGCAGGGACTGGTGGCGGGGTTGAATGCCGGGCTTGCCGCGTTCGAGCGGCCGGCCCTGTATCTGGGCCGGGAGTCGTCCTACATCGGCGTTCTGGTCGATGATCTCGTGGTTCGGGGGGTCGACGAGCCCTATCGCCTCTTCACGTCGCGGTCCGAGTTCCGGCTGACCGTGCGGCAGGACAATGCCCTGCGTCGGCTTGCCGGCGTGGCGCGTGAGCTCGGGATCTATAGCCCACGAGAGGACGCGATGGTCGACGCCAGGCTCCGCGCCGAGGAGGAGGCGCTCTCGCTTGCCACCGATACGAGCCTGCGGGCGGACCAAGCGAACGCCGTCCTGGCCCAGGTGGGCAGCGCGGCGATCACCCAGTCCACGCGAATCGTCGACCTCACGCGGCGCCAGCACGTGACGCTGCGCGGTCTGCTCGACGCGGGGGGGGTGGGTGCGTCTCTTCCGCTCGACGCCGTGGTAACGGCGGAGCTGCAGATCAAGTACGCGGGATACTTCGAGCGAGAGCGCACGGCGGCCGACAAGCTTCGACGCATGGGGGCGTTCGCGCTCGAGGAGACGCTGCCGTACGCCAGCATGCGTTCGGTCTCTTTCGAGGCGCGGCAGAAGTTCGCGGCCCAGCGGCCGCGCACGCTCGCGCAGGCCGCACGCATTCCCGGCGTCAGCCCATCGGATCTGCAGAACCTGGTGCTGGAGGTCGAGCGCCACCGGCGAGTTGCAGCCGCGGGCGGCCAGCAGTCCGTACCACGTGACCCCTGA
- a CDS encoding alpha/beta hydrolase has product MSRPYRPAPWLTNPHLHTVWGRVFRRRAQLPWRQERRDTPDGDFVDLLRVDTPEPNAPTFLLLHGLEGSHRSHYIAGTLQQARRRGWQANLLFFRGCSGEVNRVARSYHSGETRDLDFVVSRLRAERPDAPLVLAGVSLGGNVLLKWLGEQGTALTGVVAAATAVSVPFDLARSCAHIDATASFYSRRFLATLREKALDKIQRHPGLADAAAVQRANSLWAFDDAFTSVVHGFRDAADYYAQSSSLGFLRDIRVPTLLLSAFDDPFHPPEILHEVRAVVESNPCVQTEFVPVGGHVGFVEGLLPWATTSYSDRRVVEFGEQQLAMSP; this is encoded by the coding sequence ATGTCGCGCCCCTATCGCCCCGCTCCCTGGCTCACCAACCCGCACCTGCATACGGTGTGGGGACGCGTCTTTCGACGCCGTGCTCAGCTCCCCTGGCGACAGGAACGTCGAGACACGCCGGACGGGGACTTCGTCGACCTGCTGCGCGTCGACACGCCCGAGCCCAACGCACCAACGTTTCTCCTCCTTCACGGGCTGGAGGGATCACATCGCTCGCACTACATCGCGGGCACGTTGCAGCAGGCGCGGCGCCGTGGCTGGCAGGCGAACCTGCTCTTCTTCCGCGGCTGTAGCGGCGAGGTCAATCGCGTTGCCCGCAGTTATCACAGCGGCGAGACACGGGACCTGGACTTCGTGGTCTCGCGGCTTCGCGCCGAGCGGCCCGACGCACCCCTCGTGCTGGCGGGCGTTTCGTTAGGCGGCAACGTATTGCTCAAGTGGCTGGGGGAGCAGGGTACCGCACTCACTGGCGTCGTCGCCGCGGCCACCGCGGTTTCAGTTCCCTTCGACCTCGCCCGGTCCTGTGCCCACATCGACGCCACGGCCTCGTTCTACAGCCGACGCTTTCTGGCAACCTTGCGCGAGAAGGCCCTCGACAAGATTCAGCGACACCCAGGCCTGGCTGATGCAGCCGCGGTGCAGCGCGCCAACAGCCTCTGGGCCTTTGATGACGCCTTTACCAGCGTGGTCCACGGCTTCCGCGATGCCGCCGACTACTATGCCCAGTCGAGTTCCCTCGGATTCCTTCGCGATATCCGCGTTCCCACGCTCCTCCTCAGCGCCTTCGACGACCCGTTCCACCCCCCGGAGATCCTCCATGAGGTGCGCGCGGTCGTCGAGAGCAACCCGTGCGTGCAGACGGAGTTTGTCCCTGTCGGGGGCCACGTCGGCTTTGTTGAAGGCCTCCTGCCCTGGGCCACCACCTCGTACAGCGACCGCCGTGTGGTCGAGTTTGGCGAGCAGCAGTTGGCCATGTCGCCGTGA
- a CDS encoding arsenate reductase — protein MEVQIFGHKKSAETRKALRFFAERRIKTHFVDLHERAASPGELRRFAQRFGVTALVDREARRYAELGLGPARYSDERWLALLADEPLLLRVPLVRFQQHLTLGLDEAAWGTWLKAPGSAK, from the coding sequence ATGGAAGTCCAGATCTTCGGTCACAAGAAGAGCGCCGAGACCCGCAAGGCCCTGCGGTTCTTTGCGGAGCGCCGCATCAAGACCCATTTCGTGGACCTGCATGAGCGAGCCGCATCACCGGGCGAACTGCGGCGATTTGCGCAACGGTTTGGCGTCACGGCGCTCGTCGACCGGGAGGCGCGGCGCTACGCCGAACTTGGCCTCGGTCCCGCGCGCTATTCGGACGAGCGGTGGCTCGCCCTCCTTGCCGACGAGCCCCTGCTCCTCCGCGTGCCGCTCGTCCGGTTCCAACAACACCTGACGCTTGGCCTCGATGAGGCGGCGTGGGGAACGTGGCTCAAGGCACCGGGCAGCGCGAAATGA